In Felis catus isolate Fca126 chromosome C2, F.catus_Fca126_mat1.0, whole genome shotgun sequence, a single window of DNA contains:
- the SST gene encoding somatostatin translates to MLSCRLQCALAALSIVLALGGVTGAPSDPRLRQFLQKSLAAAAGKQELAKYFLAELLSEPNQTENDALEPEDLSQAAEQDEMRLELQRSTNSNPAMAPRERKAGCKNFFWKTFTSC, encoded by the exons ATGCTGTCCTGCCGCCTCCAGTGCGCGCTGGCCGCGCTGTCCATCGTCCTGGCTCTGGGCGGTGTCACCGGCGCGCCCTCCGATCCTCGACTCCGTCAGTTTCTGCAGAAGTCCCTGGCTGCTGCCGCGGGGAAGCAG GAACTGGCCAAGTACTTCTTGGCGGAGCTGCTGTCTGAACCCAACCAGACAGAGAACGATGCCCTGGAACCCGAAGACTTGTCCCAGGCGGCTGAGCAGGATGAAATGAGGCTGGAACTGCAGAGATCCACTAACTCAAACCCTGCCATGGCACCCCGAGAACGCAAAGCTGGCTGCAAGAATTTCTTCTGGAAGACTTTCACTTCCTGTTAG